The following coding sequences are from one Thermodesulfobacteriota bacterium window:
- a CDS encoding diaminopimelate decarboxylase, with product MPMSPDFQERAAPVLRAAAEHFGTPFHLYDEMGIRRTGAELRRAFAGVKGFQEYYAVKALPNPAILALMRDMGFGFDCSSIPELLLSRRVGARGEELMFTSNDTTREEFEAALGDGGSILNLDDLTFVPKVPRMPELVCFRYNPGPRRTGNSIIGHPEESKYGVSHEQIVDAYRQARERGASRFGLHTMVCSNELHGEYMVDTVRMLLSVAQLVTEALGIRFEFLNMGGGLGIPYRPEQQPLDVGWLGREIARLLAEFEGGQGTVPRLFMESGRYMTGPHGVLVTRAINHKHIYREYVGVDACMSSLMRPGMYGAYHHVTVLGKEAAPADTVVDVVGSLCENNDKFAVQRPLPRIDEGDLVLIHDTGAHGHAMGFNYNGRLRPKELLLRADGSVELIRRAETVEDHFATLCFAPDVLRP from the coding sequence ATGCCCATGTCCCCGGATTTCCAGGAGCGTGCGGCGCCCGTGCTGCGCGCCGCCGCCGAGCACTTCGGCACGCCGTTTCACCTGTACGACGAGATGGGCATCCGCCGCACGGGGGCCGAGCTGCGGCGGGCGTTTGCCGGGGTGAAGGGCTTCCAGGAGTACTACGCGGTCAAGGCGCTGCCCAACCCCGCGATACTCGCCCTGATGCGGGACATGGGCTTCGGCTTCGATTGCAGCTCGATTCCCGAGCTCCTCCTGAGCCGCCGGGTGGGGGCCCGGGGGGAGGAGCTCATGTTCACCTCGAACGACACCACCCGGGAGGAGTTCGAGGCGGCGCTGGGCGACGGGGGCTCGATCTTGAACCTCGACGACCTCACCTTCGTCCCCAAGGTGCCCCGGATGCCGGAGCTCGTGTGCTTCCGGTACAACCCGGGCCCGCGGCGAACGGGCAACAGCATCATCGGGCACCCGGAGGAGTCCAAGTACGGGGTCTCCCACGAGCAGATCGTCGACGCCTACCGGCAGGCCAGGGAGCGCGGCGCCTCGCGCTTCGGCCTCCACACCATGGTGTGCTCCAACGAGCTCCACGGCGAGTACATGGTGGACACGGTGCGCATGCTGCTCTCGGTGGCGCAGCTCGTCACCGAAGCCCTGGGCATCCGGTTCGAGTTCCTGAACATGGGCGGGGGGCTGGGCATCCCCTACCGGCCGGAGCAGCAGCCCCTGGACGTGGGGTGGCTCGGCCGGGAGATCGCGCGCCTCCTGGCGGAGTTCGAGGGCGGGCAGGGCACCGTGCCCCGGCTCTTCATGGAGAGCGGCCGCTACATGACCGGCCCCCACGGGGTGCTCGTGACCCGGGCCATCAACCACAAGCACATCTACCGGGAGTACGTGGGGGTGGACGCGTGCATGTCGTCCCTGATGCGCCCCGGGATGTACGGGGCCTATCACCACGTGACCGTGCTCGGGAAGGAGGCTGCCCCGGCGGACACGGTGGTGGACGTGGTGGGGAGCCTGTGCGAGAACAACGACAAGTTCGCGGTGCAGCGGCCGCTCCCCCGCATCGACGAGGGGGACCTGGTGCTCATCCACGACACCGGCGCCCACGGCCACGCCATGGGCTTCAACTACAACGGCCGCCTGCGCCCCAAGGAGCTCCTCCTGCGCGCCGACGGCTCGGTGGAGCTCATCCGCCGCGCCGAGACCGTGGAAGACCACTTCGCGACGCTTTGCTTCGCCCCGGACGTTCTGCGGCCTTGA
- a CDS encoding HEPN domain-containing protein — MPNRATDWLRQAERDLEQAQSSRRDGRDEWACFAGHQAGEKAVKALHLFLGQEGWGHVVARLLKELPCHVPEDLVHKAKVLDNFYIPTRYANGHSAGAPFEHYGPLQSEEAIRYAGEIIAFVRSQVA; from the coding sequence ATGCCAAATCGGGCGACGGACTGGTTGCGGCAGGCGGAGCGCGACCTCGAGCAGGCGCAGTCCTCTCGGCGCGACGGCCGGGACGAGTGGGCCTGCTTCGCCGGGCACCAGGCCGGGGAGAAGGCGGTCAAGGCGCTCCACCTCTTCCTGGGGCAAGAGGGCTGGGGGCACGTGGTGGCCCGACTCCTCAAGGAACTACCCTGCCACGTCCCGGAAGACCTGGTTCACAAGGCCAAGGTACTGGACAACTTCTACATTCCCACCCGGTACGCCAACGGGCACTCCGCCGGGGCACCGTTCGAGCACTACGGGCCGCTCCAGAGCGAGGAGGCGATCCGCTATGCCGGTGAGATCATTGCGTTCGTCCGTTCTCAAGTGGCCTGA
- a CDS encoding nucleotidyltransferase domain-containing protein: MPVRSLRSSVLKWPEPAAVVAALEAWLPSEVERHPALQRFGYFGSYARGDWGVGSDLDLVAIVDAQTAPFERRALSWRTEELPVPADLLVYTRSEWEAMEQEAGRFVRTLEDEVVWVWTREGACPAPSGRS, encoded by the coding sequence ATGCCGGTGAGATCATTGCGTTCGTCCGTTCTCAAGTGGCCTGAGCCGGCGGCAGTCGTCGCCGCCCTCGAGGCCTGGCTCCCCTCCGAGGTGGAACGCCACCCGGCCCTGCAGCGCTTCGGGTACTTCGGCTCCTACGCCCGGGGAGATTGGGGGGTGGGCAGCGACCTCGACCTGGTGGCCATCGTGGATGCACAGACCGCGCCCTTCGAGCGCCGTGCCTTGAGCTGGCGAACCGAAGAGCTTCCGGTCCCCGCAGACCTTCTCGTCTACACCCGCTCCGAGTGGGAGGCGATGGAGCAAGAAGCAGGGCGCTTCGTCCGAACCCTGGAAGACGAAGTGGTCTGGGTGTGGACTCGGGAGGGGGCGTGCCCAGCCCCTTCGGGGCGTTCCTAG
- a CDS encoding type II toxin-antitoxin system VapC family toxin — translation MIVLDTNVVSEAMKPQPHPAVQTWLDAQAAETLYLSSVTLAELLFGIGTLPAGRRRDALAQVLEGLLELFEDRVLAFDADAARHYAGLAVSARAAGKGLPTPDGYIAAIAAARGFTVATRDVAPFQAAGLAVINPWEAKG, via the coding sequence ATGATCGTCCTGGATACCAACGTCGTCTCCGAGGCGATGAAGCCACAACCGCATCCGGCCGTGCAGACCTGGCTGGACGCACAAGCAGCCGAAACCCTCTACCTGTCGAGCGTCACGCTTGCCGAACTGCTGTTCGGCATCGGCACCCTGCCGGCCGGCCGGCGAAGAGACGCCCTGGCACAGGTCCTGGAAGGCTTATTGGAGTTGTTCGAGGATCGCGTTCTTGCCTTTGACGCGGATGCAGCCCGGCACTATGCCGGACTGGCCGTAAGCGCGCGAGCGGCCGGCAAGGGACTGCCCACTCCAGACGGGTACATCGCCGCCATTGCCGCCGCCCGCGGTTTCACCGTTGCCACGCGCGATGTTGCCCCGTTTCAGGCGGCGGGCCTTGCCGTCATCAATCCGTGGGAGGCCAAGGGATGA
- a CDS encoding plasmid stabilization protein: MATVTVRNLPDEVHRALRVRAAMHSRSTEAEIRDILEATVRPPERLRLGTALAQLGRRAGLTDEDFAAIERARDKTPAEPSRLE, from the coding sequence ATGGCGACGGTTACCGTTCGAAACCTGCCCGACGAGGTGCATCGGGCCCTCCGCGTTCGGGCAGCAATGCACAGCCGCAGCACCGAGGCCGAGATCCGCGACATCCTCGAAGCCACCGTCCGCCCGCCGGAGCGTCTTCGCTTGGGTACGGCCTTGGCACAGTTGGGCCGGCGTGCCGGCCTGACCGATGAGGATTTCGCCGCCATCGAGCGGGCGCGCGACAAGACCCCGGCGGAACCGTCGAGGTTGGAATGA
- a CDS encoding OmpA family protein, translated as MKRAVMPVAVAIALAGCGVSKEIYQSQVVQSQELEARAADLGARLHGETARREALEGELAARTAEAARLADELSRVRAREADAQGQLGGCLEREAGLRADLDLTRRSRTAGEAEREAQLRAWNDERDRLMGQVAALGARVEQGDAEIAALSQEKERLEREKREKLDEISRTYEGLVEGMKEEVQRGRVTISQLRGQLSVNLLDEILFDSGSATVKAEGREVLARVGEVLAGLADKGIVIEGHTDDVGISGELARRFPTNWELSTARATSVVRYLQESAGIPPDRLSAAGFGPYRPVAPNDTAEGRARNRRIEIKLVPLESPLLRRPEPGTPAEAAPDPSPPANP; from the coding sequence ATGAAGCGAGCGGTTATGCCCGTGGCGGTGGCAATCGCCCTGGCCGGGTGCGGCGTTTCCAAGGAGATCTACCAGTCCCAGGTGGTCCAGTCCCAGGAGCTCGAGGCCCGGGCGGCCGACCTGGGAGCCCGGCTGCACGGGGAGACGGCCCGGCGGGAGGCGCTGGAAGGGGAGCTCGCGGCCCGCACGGCGGAAGCCGCGCGGCTCGCCGACGAGCTGTCCCGGGTGCGGGCCCGGGAGGCCGACGCCCAGGGCCAGCTCGGCGGGTGTCTCGAACGGGAGGCAGGACTGCGGGCCGACCTGGACCTGACCCGCAGATCCCGGACCGCCGGGGAAGCGGAGCGGGAGGCCCAGCTCCGCGCGTGGAACGACGAGCGGGATCGGCTGATGGGCCAGGTCGCGGCCCTGGGTGCGCGGGTAGAGCAGGGGGACGCCGAGATCGCCGCCCTTTCCCAGGAGAAGGAGCGCCTGGAGCGGGAAAAGCGCGAAAAGCTCGACGAGATCTCCCGAACCTACGAGGGCCTCGTGGAGGGGATGAAGGAGGAGGTGCAGCGGGGACGGGTCACCATCTCCCAGCTCCGGGGGCAGCTCAGCGTGAACCTGCTCGACGAGATCCTCTTCGACTCGGGAAGCGCGACGGTGAAGGCGGAGGGCCGAGAGGTTCTCGCCCGGGTCGGCGAGGTGCTCGCCGGGCTGGCCGACAAGGGCATCGTCATCGAGGGCCATACGGACGACGTCGGGATCAGCGGGGAGCTGGCGCGGCGCTTCCCCACCAACTGGGAGCTCTCCACCGCCCGGGCCACCAGCGTGGTGCGCTACCTGCAAGAGTCGGCCGGCATCCCTCCGGACCGGCTCTCGGCCGCGGGCTTCGGCCCCTATCGCCCGGTGGCGCCCAACGACACCGCCGAGGGGCGTGCGCGCAACCGGCGCATCGAGATCAAGCTCGTGCCCCTGGAATCTCCCCTGCTTCGGCGGCCCGAGCCCGGCACCCCGGCAGAAGCCGCCCCGGACCCTTCCCCTCCCGCCAATCCGTGA
- a CDS encoding ATP-binding protein, which translates to MAIVAVLALVLGGVALFTNGLQNRQAIENTKNQARILSKTLTNIIRIDMEGRCQKDVMKVIRMMGQFQDIETIRIFNSDGVIMHSGEPGEIGREVEELVYNVFQSPDRSKPFRSEEGGHRSFCMVEVMYNEPSCHTCHDPQKEIVGVLEVCLSMAKTERQIRENTRLFMASTVIMVLLITGAISLLVTFMVSRPVRSLVKTMGIAEGGNLEVRTPVHRDDELGRLGRSFNSMISRLEETSREVERLHREQMMRAERLASIGEMAASVAHEIKNPLAGLAGATQILAGSFGAGDSRYPVVQEMLKLTDRLDKTIRDLLSFARESEPVWRSANLNDVVEETLFFVAREEGNGSDGVTVALDPAMPEIPMDPQQMQQVLFNLVINARQATGVGGRVSVRTSADPVAASAGATPCPGCVEVCVRDDGPGIPPEKHGEIFKPFYTTKNQGTGLGLPISRKIVEAHGGRLHVESRVGEGASFYVWLPRERSAT; encoded by the coding sequence GTGGCCATCGTGGCCGTGCTCGCCCTGGTGCTCGGGGGGGTGGCCCTGTTCACCAACGGGCTCCAGAATCGCCAGGCCATCGAGAACACCAAGAACCAGGCCCGCATTCTCTCCAAGACCCTCACCAACATCATCCGCATCGACATGGAGGGGCGCTGCCAGAAGGACGTGATGAAGGTGATCCGGATGATGGGTCAGTTCCAGGACATCGAGACGATCCGGATCTTCAACTCCGACGGGGTGATCATGCACTCCGGCGAGCCCGGAGAGATCGGGCGCGAGGTGGAGGAGCTCGTCTACAACGTGTTCCAGAGCCCCGACCGGTCCAAGCCGTTTCGCAGCGAGGAGGGGGGCCACCGCAGCTTCTGCATGGTCGAGGTCATGTACAACGAGCCCTCCTGCCACACCTGTCACGATCCCCAGAAGGAGATCGTGGGAGTGCTGGAGGTGTGCCTCTCCATGGCCAAGACCGAGCGCCAGATCCGCGAGAACACCCGCCTGTTCATGGCCTCCACCGTGATCATGGTGCTGCTGATCACGGGGGCCATCAGCCTGCTCGTGACCTTCATGGTGAGCCGGCCGGTGAGGTCTCTGGTGAAGACCATGGGGATCGCCGAAGGGGGGAACCTGGAGGTGCGCACCCCGGTGCACCGGGACGACGAGCTCGGGCGTCTGGGGCGGTCCTTCAACTCGATGATCTCCCGCCTCGAGGAGACGAGCCGGGAGGTGGAGCGCCTCCACCGGGAGCAGATGATGCGCGCCGAGAGGCTGGCGTCCATCGGCGAGATGGCCGCCAGCGTGGCCCACGAGATCAAGAATCCCCTGGCGGGGCTGGCGGGAGCGACCCAGATCCTGGCGGGGAGCTTCGGCGCCGGAGACTCCCGCTATCCGGTAGTCCAGGAAATGCTCAAGCTCACGGACCGGCTGGACAAGACCATTCGCGACCTCCTGAGCTTCGCGCGGGAGTCGGAGCCCGTCTGGCGCTCGGCGAACCTCAACGACGTGGTGGAGGAGACCCTCTTCTTCGTGGCTCGGGAGGAGGGAAACGGCAGCGATGGGGTGACGGTGGCCCTGGATCCGGCCATGCCCGAGATCCCCATGGATCCGCAGCAGATGCAGCAGGTGCTCTTCAACCTGGTCATCAACGCGCGGCAGGCGACGGGCGTGGGGGGGAGGGTGTCGGTGCGCACGTCGGCCGACCCGGTGGCTGCGTCGGCGGGGGCGACGCCGTGCCCCGGGTGCGTGGAGGTGTGCGTGCGCGACGACGGGCCGGGAATCCCTCCGGAAAAGCACGGCGAGATCTTCAAGCCGTTCTACACGACCAAGAATCAAGGCACGGGGCTCGGCCTGCCCATCAGCCGCAAGATCGTGGAGGCCCACGGGGGGCGCCTGCACGTGGAGAGCCGGGTGGGCGAGGGCGCGTCGTTCTACGTCTGGCTTCCCCGGGAGAGGAGCGCGACATGA
- a CDS encoding 4Fe-4S binding protein, producing the protein MRVRRYFQLGMTLGANGYVNGFLAKAVYQGSGKGFCVPILNCYACPSAFFSCPIGSIQHFMVVHAVPYYAMGYLGLIGAFLGRMPCGTLCPFGFFQELLYKARSVKIAIPRYLRSFRFVVLVGLVFLIPWFTAENWFSKLCPMGTLIGGLPWVTISPEVRSMIRDLFWIKIAMLIFFAASSVVAKRPFCQTACPLGAIYSLFNRLSLVRLQWDAATCTHCDKCFEVCPMEIKVYEGENTGHCIRCLDCTACEAIRVTTVLSRERSPSAAVPEGVAP; encoded by the coding sequence ATGAGGGTCAGGCGCTACTTCCAGCTGGGGATGACGCTGGGTGCCAACGGGTACGTGAATGGCTTCCTGGCCAAGGCCGTGTACCAGGGAAGCGGCAAGGGGTTCTGCGTTCCGATCCTCAACTGCTACGCTTGTCCCTCGGCGTTCTTCTCCTGCCCGATCGGCTCGATCCAGCACTTCATGGTCGTGCACGCGGTGCCCTACTACGCCATGGGCTACCTGGGCCTCATCGGGGCCTTCCTGGGCCGCATGCCCTGCGGCACCCTGTGTCCCTTCGGGTTCTTCCAGGAACTCCTCTACAAGGCCCGCTCCGTCAAGATCGCCATTCCCCGGTACCTGCGGTCGTTCCGGTTCGTGGTGCTCGTCGGGCTGGTGTTCCTGATCCCCTGGTTCACGGCGGAGAACTGGTTCTCCAAGCTCTGCCCCATGGGGACGCTCATCGGCGGACTGCCCTGGGTGACGATCAGCCCCGAGGTGCGCTCGATGATCCGGGATCTCTTCTGGATCAAGATCGCCATGTTGATCTTCTTCGCCGCTTCGTCGGTGGTGGCCAAGAGGCCCTTTTGCCAGACGGCCTGTCCCCTGGGGGCCATCTACAGCCTCTTCAACCGGCTGAGCCTGGTCCGGCTCCAGTGGGATGCCGCCACCTGCACCCACTGCGACAAATGCTTCGAGGTCTGCCCCATGGAGATCAAGGTCTACGAGGGGGAGAACACCGGGCACTGCATCCGCTGCCTCGACTGCACGGCCTGCGAGGCCATCCGCGTCACCACCGTGCTCTCCCGGGAACGCTCACCTTCGGCGGCTGTCCCCGAGGGCGTGGCCCCGTGA
- a CDS encoding tetratricopeptide repeat protein, producing MATMPGSRRRIGARRWAAWTAVAGVLALAGTGPGEALAFRNVKEGAKAPDFTLSSTEGKTLALSSLQGKAVVLALVRQGQDRSADVLADLSRLDPSLGGETAVVAVVVNPADGDAAAWASQGGAKFPVLLDTSAEVYGLYGVVVTPSTGVLAPDGTFRGEVGSHTASYRRQVEHLIKVALGLAEQGEPLEEAASGPAKPEERKAAERELEKARLLLQRKMTDKALAAARQAVQSDPSYVEAHVVLGNLLLETSEEGAGEALGHFEKALELSPKDVDARAGTARVKSIQGDHEEAARILEGAALLNPKPEKLYYELGRVYERAGQFEKAVGAYRKALERLLEGG from the coding sequence ATGGCCACGATGCCGGGAAGCCGTCGGAGGATCGGGGCCCGCCGCTGGGCGGCGTGGACCGCGGTAGCGGGCGTGTTGGCACTGGCGGGGACGGGGCCCGGTGAGGCCCTGGCCTTCCGCAACGTCAAGGAGGGGGCCAAGGCTCCGGACTTCACGCTCTCGTCCACGGAAGGAAAGACTCTGGCGCTCAGCAGCCTCCAGGGCAAGGCCGTCGTCCTGGCCCTGGTCCGGCAGGGCCAGGACCGAAGCGCCGACGTACTGGCCGACCTCTCCCGGCTCGATCCGTCGCTGGGGGGGGAGACGGCGGTGGTGGCGGTGGTGGTGAACCCCGCCGACGGGGACGCGGCGGCGTGGGCCTCCCAGGGGGGGGCGAAGTTTCCGGTCCTGCTCGACACGTCCGCCGAGGTCTACGGCCTCTATGGAGTCGTGGTGACGCCCAGCACCGGGGTGCTCGCCCCCGACGGCACCTTTCGAGGAGAGGTGGGAAGCCACACTGCCTCCTATCGGCGTCAAGTGGAGCATCTGATCAAGGTGGCGTTGGGTCTGGCGGAGCAAGGCGAGCCCCTCGAGGAAGCCGCGTCCGGCCCGGCCAAGCCCGAGGAGCGCAAGGCGGCCGAACGGGAGCTCGAGAAGGCCCGGCTCCTCCTCCAGCGCAAGATGACCGACAAGGCCCTGGCCGCCGCGCGCCAGGCCGTGCAGTCCGACCCGTCCTACGTCGAGGCGCACGTGGTGCTCGGCAATCTCCTCCTGGAGACCTCCGAGGAGGGCGCGGGCGAGGCTCTCGGTCACTTCGAGAAGGCCCTGGAGCTCTCCCCCAAGGACGTGGATGCCCGGGCCGGGACCGCTCGGGTCAAGAGCATCCAGGGTGACCACGAGGAGGCCGCGCGGATCCTGGAAGGGGCCGCCCTGCTCAACCCCAAACCCGAGAAGCTCTACTACGAGCTGGGGCGCGTCTACGAGCGGGCCGGCCAGTTCGAGAAGGCAGTGGGCGCGTACCGCAAGGCCCTGGAGAGACTCCTGGAGGGAGGATAG
- a CDS encoding cytochrome c3 family protein, translating into MGLVAVALAAWAGWVGWAGPAAAQEGCVTSECHPTFGQAAYVHGPIGAGQCVVCHQEGNARHPTRSGKDFQLAHGGGKELCYACHERVDANRVVHKPVVTGDCIACHDPHQSNAELMLKKETTSALCFSCHENNKTNRGFVHGPVAAGDCNICHNPHSSPFPHLAEEKGAELCLLCHIDRKEEFTRRYVHKPVEEECGTCHNAHATDSEFMLYGDDKDLCYRCHKETQKLIEESVVKHTALKTEKCVGCHTAHSSDFPRQLKAPTREICFTCHAHAALGAQIQNSKRQHGPVKQNDCYACHDPHGSNYAWVLKKAFPPEFYMPYRTEHYAICFDCHNKDIALNEFTTKLTDFRNGDHNMHFLHVNKDPKGRSCKACHEVHAGDQEKHVRKEVPFGKSWKLPVNFTKTPTGGRCVVGCHKPKDYDRVNPVVY; encoded by the coding sequence ATGGGACTCGTTGCGGTCGCCCTGGCAGCGTGGGCCGGTTGGGTCGGATGGGCGGGTCCCGCCGCTGCCCAGGAAGGGTGCGTCACCAGCGAGTGTCACCCGACCTTCGGGCAGGCAGCCTACGTTCACGGCCCCATCGGCGCGGGCCAGTGCGTCGTGTGCCACCAGGAGGGCAACGCCAGGCACCCCACCCGCTCCGGGAAGGACTTCCAACTGGCCCACGGGGGTGGAAAGGAACTGTGTTATGCCTGCCACGAGCGGGTGGACGCCAATCGGGTGGTCCACAAGCCGGTGGTCACGGGTGACTGCATCGCCTGCCACGATCCCCACCAGTCCAACGCCGAGCTGATGCTCAAGAAGGAGACCACGAGCGCCCTGTGCTTCTCGTGCCACGAGAACAACAAGACAAACCGGGGGTTCGTGCACGGCCCGGTTGCCGCCGGCGACTGCAACATCTGCCACAACCCCCACTCCTCCCCGTTTCCGCATCTGGCCGAGGAGAAGGGAGCGGAGCTGTGCCTGCTGTGCCACATCGACCGCAAGGAGGAGTTCACGCGGCGGTACGTGCACAAGCCGGTGGAGGAGGAGTGCGGCACGTGCCACAACGCCCACGCCACGGACTCGGAGTTCATGCTGTACGGGGACGACAAGGACCTGTGCTACCGCTGCCATAAGGAGACCCAGAAGCTGATCGAGGAGTCGGTTGTCAAGCACACCGCGCTCAAGACGGAGAAGTGCGTCGGCTGCCATACGGCCCACTCCTCAGACTTTCCCCGGCAGCTCAAGGCCCCCACTCGCGAGATCTGCTTCACCTGCCATGCACACGCTGCGCTGGGGGCCCAGATACAGAATTCCAAGCGTCAGCACGGTCCGGTGAAGCAGAACGACTGCTACGCCTGCCACGACCCCCACGGTTCCAACTACGCGTGGGTGCTCAAGAAGGCGTTCCCGCCCGAGTTCTACATGCCCTACCGGACCGAGCACTACGCCATCTGTTTCGACTGCCACAACAAGGACATCGCGCTCAACGAGTTCACCACCAAGCTCACGGACTTCCGCAACGGCGACCACAACATGCACTTCCTCCACGTGAACAAGGACCCCAAGGGCCGCAGCTGCAAGGCCTGCCACGAGGTGCATGCCGGGGACCAGGAAAAGCACGTCCGCAAGGAGGTGCCCTTCGGCAAGAGCTGGAAGCTGCCCGTAAACTTTACGAAGACCCCCACCGGAGGCCGGTGCGTGGTGGGATGCCACAAGCCCAAGGACTACGATCGGGTCAACCCCGTGGTGTACTGA
- a CDS encoding cytochrome c biogenesis protein ResB: MASGSDKPGKGLLKTFNDFFSSIKLSIFVLIALAATSIFGTVIQQEKDPSVYVQEYGPTVARIIQAFNLGDMYHSWWFQLLLILLLVNITVCSLKRLPHAIRLMRDREPVFDGRPAAIHEKWESRVKGVPVADAASRVEETFRKRFGTVLRKDVDGKVYLFASKGAWSRMGVYVTHSSLFLFAIGALVGAQWGFKGFVQIPEGSTVEQVRLRSGELKDLGFGVRCDKFELEYYTDPSGRPTGRPKAYRSDLAVIEDQTETVRKTIVVNDPLIHQGIFFYQSSYGQAGGRGAVLSVFGPRRNLLVHRQNVPRGGRVNLEEGDRLVLRDLTGDFRRMGPAVEVALERPGQPPESIVVFEAPDGNMRRLGEYTIRVEKVDTVWYTGLQVAYDPGVPLIWAGSFLITIGCVAAFFASHRRIWARVQEDGKAAHVFLGGNASRNRGSFERQFSDLCQEVQQTFEN; encoded by the coding sequence ATGGCAAGCGGCAGCGACAAGCCCGGGAAGGGGCTGCTCAAGACGTTCAACGACTTCTTCTCGTCCATCAAGCTGAGCATCTTCGTGCTCATCGCCCTGGCGGCGACGAGTATCTTCGGAACGGTGATCCAGCAGGAGAAGGACCCGTCGGTCTACGTGCAGGAGTATGGCCCCACCGTGGCGCGGATCATCCAGGCGTTCAACCTGGGAGACATGTACCACTCCTGGTGGTTCCAACTCCTGCTGATCCTGCTCCTGGTCAACATTACCGTGTGCTCCCTCAAGCGGCTGCCCCACGCCATCCGGCTCATGCGGGACAGGGAGCCGGTCTTCGACGGCCGCCCCGCGGCCATCCACGAGAAGTGGGAGTCCCGGGTGAAGGGGGTTCCCGTGGCCGACGCCGCCAGCCGGGTGGAAGAGACCTTCCGCAAGCGCTTCGGCACGGTCCTGCGCAAGGACGTGGACGGCAAGGTCTACCTTTTCGCCTCCAAGGGCGCGTGGAGCCGCATGGGGGTCTACGTGACCCACTCGAGCCTGTTCCTCTTCGCCATCGGCGCCCTGGTGGGTGCCCAGTGGGGGTTCAAGGGGTTCGTGCAGATTCCCGAGGGCTCCACCGTGGAGCAGGTGCGGCTTCGCAGCGGAGAGCTCAAGGATCTGGGTTTCGGGGTCCGGTGCGACAAGTTCGAGCTCGAGTACTACACGGACCCGTCGGGGCGGCCCACGGGGCGGCCCAAGGCCTACAGGAGCGACCTCGCAGTCATCGAAGACCAGACGGAGACCGTCCGCAAGACCATCGTGGTCAATGATCCGCTCATCCACCAGGGCATCTTCTTCTACCAGTCGTCCTATGGCCAGGCGGGGGGCCGCGGCGCGGTGCTCTCGGTCTTCGGCCCCCGCAGAAACCTCCTGGTCCACCGCCAGAACGTGCCCCGAGGGGGCCGGGTCAACCTGGAAGAAGGAGACCGGCTGGTGCTGCGGGATCTCACCGGCGACTTTCGGCGCATGGGCCCGGCGGTGGAGGTGGCCCTGGAGCGCCCCGGGCAGCCCCCCGAGTCCATCGTCGTCTTCGAGGCTCCCGATGGAAACATGCGGCGCCTCGGGGAGTACACGATCCGGGTCGAGAAGGTGGACACCGTGTGGTACACGGGTCTCCAGGTGGCCTACGATCCCGGGGTGCCCTTGATCTGGGCCGGGTCCTTCCTCATCACCATAGGGTGCGTGGCCGCCTTCTTTGCCAGCCACCGGCGCATCTGGGCGAGGGTTCAGGAGGACGGCAAGGCAGCCCACGTGTTTCTCGGCGGAAACGCAAGCCGCAACCGGGGTTCCTTCGAACGGCAGTTCTCGGACTTGTGCCAGGAAGTGCAACAAACCTTTGAAAACTAG